The following proteins come from a genomic window of Finegoldia magna ATCC 29328:
- the ppdK gene encoding pyruvate, phosphate dikinase produces MTEKYVYSFREGNKDMRSLLGGKGANLAEMTNMDIPVPTGFTITTEACNKFYQEDEKLWDGLFEEIKSHIKETEKELNKKFSDEENPLLFSVRSGAVISMPGMMDTILNLGLNDKSVIGLAKSTNNERFAYDSYRRFIQMFSDVAREIPKVLFENELDKIKQEKNVTDDTDLDSEDLKKIVEKFKQIYKEEMDEDFPQDPIDQLKYAIEAVFRSWNNPRAKIYRQLNGIDDHLGTAVNIQSMVFGNMGNTSGTGVAFSRNPATGENKLFGEFLMNAQGEDVVAGIRTPQPISQLQDVMPEVYEQFHSITKRLEEHYRDMQDLEFTIENSKLYLLQTRNGKRTAISALNVAVDQVNEGLITKEEAILRIEPNSLNQLLHPTFDQKELENAEVITKGLAASPGAASGHVYFSAEDCKTAASKGIKSILVRQETSPEDIEGMIKAEGILTARGGMTSHAAVVARGMGACCVAGASEIRVDEENKVIRGKNIEIKEGDLISLDGSTGYVYKGEISKVNPKLSGNFAQFMQWVDEIKRLGVKTNADTPKDAHQAKEFGAEGIGLTRTEHMFFNEERIPIVRQMILSNTTERRQKALDKLRPFQEDDFYNIYKEMGDLSVTIRLLDPPLHEFLPKEKHDIEELAKEMDLTYDEVNDIILELHEVNPMLGHRGCRLAVTYPEIYRMQARAIISAALKVKEETSHDIVPQIMIPLVGEKKELKYVKDQIIEEINQVFEETNQKLDYEIGTMIEIPRACLMADEIAEEADFFSFGTNDLTQMSFGFSRDDAGKFLSEYKEKKIYSRSPFERLDQEGVGQLIKMAIEKGKSSNPNLHVGICGEHGGDPESVEFCHRIGLDYVSCSPYRVPIARLAAAQAAAREKLK; encoded by the coding sequence ATGACAGAAAAATATGTTTACAGTTTTAGAGAAGGTAACAAAGATATGAGAAGCCTTCTTGGTGGAAAAGGTGCTAACTTAGCCGAAATGACTAACATGGATATTCCTGTTCCTACAGGATTTACTATTACTACCGAAGCTTGTAACAAATTTTACCAAGAAGATGAAAAATTATGGGATGGATTATTTGAAGAAATTAAATCTCATATTAAAGAAACAGAAAAAGAATTGAATAAGAAATTTTCTGATGAAGAAAATCCTCTACTATTTTCAGTTCGTTCAGGTGCTGTAATATCAATGCCTGGTATGATGGACACAATTTTAAATCTAGGTTTAAATGATAAATCAGTTATCGGTTTAGCAAAGTCTACAAATAATGAAAGATTTGCTTATGATTCATATAGAAGATTTATTCAAATGTTTTCAGACGTAGCAAGAGAAATTCCTAAAGTATTGTTCGAAAATGAATTAGATAAAATTAAACAAGAAAAAAACGTTACAGACGATACAGATCTTGATAGTGAAGATTTAAAAAAGATTGTAGAAAAATTTAAACAAATCTACAAGGAAGAAATGGATGAAGATTTCCCACAAGACCCTATCGATCAATTAAAATATGCAATCGAAGCAGTTTTTAGATCTTGGAATAACCCAAGAGCAAAAATTTACAGACAATTAAATGGCATTGATGATCATTTAGGAACTGCTGTAAATATCCAATCAATGGTATTTGGTAACATGGGTAATACATCTGGAACTGGTGTTGCTTTCTCAAGAAACCCTGCAACCGGTGAAAACAAATTATTCGGTGAATTTTTAATGAATGCACAAGGCGAAGATGTTGTTGCTGGTATAAGAACTCCTCAACCAATTAGTCAATTACAAGACGTAATGCCAGAAGTATATGAACAATTCCATTCAATCACAAAAAGATTAGAAGAGCATTACAGAGATATGCAAGATTTAGAATTCACAATTGAAAATTCTAAATTATATTTACTTCAAACTAGAAACGGAAAAAGAACTGCTATCAGCGCACTAAATGTCGCAGTAGATCAAGTAAATGAAGGATTGATAACTAAAGAAGAAGCTATTTTAAGAATTGAACCAAATAGCTTAAATCAACTTCTACACCCTACATTTGATCAAAAAGAATTAGAAAATGCTGAAGTAATAACAAAAGGTTTGGCAGCTTCACCTGGAGCCGCTAGTGGTCACGTTTATTTTAGTGCTGAAGATTGTAAAACAGCTGCTTCTAAGGGAATTAAATCAATATTAGTTCGTCAAGAAACATCTCCTGAAGATATCGAAGGTATGATTAAAGCCGAAGGTATATTAACTGCAAGAGGAGGTATGACTTCTCACGCTGCAGTAGTTGCACGAGGAATGGGTGCATGTTGTGTAGCAGGTGCGAGTGAAATAAGGGTAGACGAAGAGAACAAAGTAATCAGAGGTAAAAACATAGAAATCAAAGAAGGAGATTTGATTTCATTAGATGGTAGCACTGGATATGTTTATAAAGGAGAAATTTCTAAAGTAAATCCTAAACTTTCTGGTAACTTTGCCCAATTTATGCAATGGGTTGATGAAATTAAAAGATTAGGTGTAAAAACTAATGCAGACACTCCAAAAGATGCACATCAAGCAAAAGAATTTGGTGCTGAAGGCATTGGACTAACAAGAACTGAGCACATGTTCTTCAATGAAGAAAGAATTCCAATTGTTAGACAAATGATTCTATCAAACACTACTGAAAGAAGACAAAAAGCTCTAGATAAATTAAGACCTTTCCAAGAAGATGACTTTTATAATATTTACAAGGAAATGGGAGATTTATCAGTTACTATAAGACTTTTAGATCCACCTCTTCATGAATTTTTGCCAAAAGAAAAGCACGATATTGAAGAATTAGCAAAAGAAATGGATTTAACATATGATGAAGTAAATGATATTATTTTAGAGCTTCATGAAGTAAACCCAATGCTTGGCCACAGAGGATGTAGATTAGCTGTAACATATCCTGAAATATACAGAATGCAAGCAAGAGCAATCATAAGTGCTGCTCTAAAAGTAAAAGAAGAAACTTCACATGATATAGTTCCTCAAATCATGATTCCACTTGTAGGAGAAAAGAAAGAATTAAAATATGTTAAAGACCAAATAATTGAAGAAATCAATCAAGTATTTGAAGAAACTAATCAAAAATTAGATTACGAAATCGGTACTATGATTGAAATTCCAAGAGCATGCTTAATGGCTGATGAGATTGCTGAAGAAGCTGACTTCTTCAGTTTTGGTACAAATGACTTAACTCAAATGTCATTTGGATTCTCTAGGGATGATGCAGGTAAGTTCTTATCAGAATATAAAGAAAAGAAGATTTATTCAAGAAGTCCATTTGAAAGATTGGATCAAGAAGGTGTTGGTCAGTTAATAAAAATGGCAATTGAAAAAGGTAAGTCTTCAAATCCTAATTTACACGTAGGTATTTGTGGTGAACACGGTGGAGATCCTGAAAGCGTGGAATTCTGTCACAGAATTGGATTAGACTATGTATCTTGTTCCCCATACAGAGTACCAATCGCTAGATTAGCAGCAGCTCAAGCAGCAGCAAGAGAAAAATTAAAATAA
- a CDS encoding lipid II:glycine glycyltransferase FemX has product MAYEMVTLSAEEHDNFVKNHKYGELNQIYKWQYVKKGWIGKNIGVKKDDKLIGACLILLKKLPILPYYFAYAPKGPVVDYENKEDLKATIQILKDFCKKNKVFSLKFDPQVSVEIDGLISYLKNLGCYHHGLKKGLEYNQPRYYMITDINKSEKDVMNSFQSRTKSVVKKSLKNGLECQRCDKSELPKFSKLMEITSKRDEFNHRSHEYFENLYDVLGPDDDCELYLTKLIPSLVKKSNEEELNQIDNQELKTKNKLEKDITEDKKNNFLKELDVLDNRRKRCKDLIEQMNEYIQNGVDEIVLSGALLTFCGKKSYYLYGASSNDFRDLSPNYLMQWTMMKRAIEKGCTTYDFGGVSGYTPEDNVEDHEAGLYEFKKRFGTEMLATIGEFDIVFNKLINKLFEFALKHR; this is encoded by the coding sequence ATGGCTTACGAAATGGTTACACTAAGTGCTGAAGAACATGATAATTTTGTTAAAAACCATAAATACGGAGAATTAAATCAAATATATAAATGGCAATATGTAAAAAAAGGATGGATTGGAAAGAATATAGGAGTTAAAAAAGACGACAAACTTATTGGAGCTTGTTTGATTTTATTAAAAAAGCTTCCTATTCTTCCCTATTATTTTGCTTATGCACCTAAAGGGCCAGTAGTTGATTATGAAAATAAAGAAGATTTAAAAGCTACTATCCAAATTTTAAAAGATTTTTGCAAGAAAAATAAAGTTTTCTCTTTAAAGTTTGACCCTCAAGTATCTGTAGAAATTGATGGATTAATTAGTTACTTAAAAAATCTGGGATGTTACCATCACGGATTAAAAAAAGGATTAGAATATAATCAACCTAGATATTATATGATAACTGATATAAACAAATCAGAGAAAGATGTGATGAATTCGTTTCAATCTAGAACAAAAAGTGTTGTAAAAAAATCTTTAAAAAACGGCCTTGAATGTCAACGATGTGATAAGAGTGAGTTACCAAAGTTTTCAAAATTGATGGAAATAACATCAAAAAGAGACGAATTCAATCATCGAAGTCATGAATATTTTGAGAATTTATATGATGTTTTAGGACCAGATGATGATTGTGAATTATATCTAACTAAACTTATACCATCTCTTGTAAAGAAATCCAATGAAGAAGAATTAAATCAAATAGATAATCAAGAGTTGAAAACTAAAAACAAATTAGAAAAAGATATAACAGAAGATAAAAAGAATAACTTCTTAAAAGAATTAGATGTTTTAGACAACAGAAGAAAAAGATGTAAAGATTTGATTGAGCAAATGAATGAATACATTCAAAATGGTGTTGATGAAATTGTATTATCCGGTGCCTTACTAACTTTTTGTGGCAAAAAATCATATTATCTTTATGGTGCATCTTCTAATGATTTCAGAGACTTAAGTCCAAACTACTTAATGCAATGGACTATGATGAAAAGGGCTATAGAAAAAGGATGCACGACTTATGACTTTGGTGGCGTATCTGGTTATACGCCTGAAGATAATGTAGAAGATCATGAAGCAGGATTATATGAATTTAAAAAAAGATTTGGAACAGAAATGCTTGCTACAATTGGTGAGTTTGACATAGTTTTTAATAAACTCATTAATAAATTATTTGAATTTGCATTGAAACACAGATAA
- a CDS encoding MATE family efflux transporter, with protein sequence MKTRNLTEGNIYKELISLALPIMATSFIQMSYNLMDLFWLGRLSIESVAAAGTVGFFGWLSYAICMMLSVGVQISVADCIGKKDMESVQKYISNAIKFALIVGIIFISLMILFKVQIIHFFNLDESVTKLAFEYYGFFVASIFFNFVNPVLTGILNGQGESKIPFIINTIALGINIVLDPILIFGFGFVKPMGIKGAALATFIAQMSACIMFMIARFEYFKYLKEKMHLNYVKRLFDLGFPIALQECLFATFSIIMAAIIAHWGKEAIAAQKIGNQIESITWLTVGGFSVALSTFIAQNNGAKKYSRVMDGYKKGMKICIGIGICTTIILFTFAPQLFKLFIPDDPNTLNIGVVYLRILSISEILMCVEIATTGFLNGISLTKYPSINGIVFNFIRIPLSLLVMYSNLRIEWIWVIISSLVICKGISLFIIFYTRVYKNKLKYLLD encoded by the coding sequence TTGAAAACGAGAAATCTTACTGAAGGAAATATTTATAAGGAATTAATCAGTTTAGCATTACCAATAATGGCAACTTCTTTTATTCAAATGAGTTATAATTTGATGGACTTATTTTGGTTAGGCAGATTATCAATTGAATCAGTTGCTGCAGCTGGAACAGTAGGTTTTTTTGGTTGGTTAAGCTATGCTATATGTATGATGCTAAGTGTAGGAGTACAAATATCAGTTGCAGATTGTATTGGTAAAAAGGATATGGAATCTGTTCAGAAATATATATCAAATGCTATAAAATTTGCATTGATTGTTGGAATTATTTTTATTTCATTGATGATCTTATTTAAAGTACAAATAATACATTTTTTTAATTTAGATGAATCTGTAACAAAGCTTGCATTTGAATATTATGGTTTTTTTGTAGCATCAATATTTTTTAACTTTGTAAATCCGGTATTGACTGGGATTTTAAACGGTCAAGGAGAAAGTAAAATTCCTTTTATTATAAATACAATTGCATTAGGAATTAATATCGTATTGGATCCTATATTGATATTCGGATTTGGATTTGTTAAACCAATGGGCATCAAAGGAGCTGCACTGGCAACTTTTATAGCTCAAATGTCAGCATGCATTATGTTCATGATTGCTAGATTTGAATATTTTAAATATTTGAAAGAAAAAATGCACTTAAATTATGTAAAAAGACTTTTTGATTTAGGATTTCCTATTGCACTTCAAGAATGCCTTTTCGCGACCTTTTCAATAATTATGGCTGCCATAATAGCTCATTGGGGAAAAGAGGCTATAGCCGCTCAAAAAATAGGTAATCAGATAGAATCTATCACATGGTTAACAGTTGGTGGATTTAGCGTTGCTTTATCTACTTTTATTGCTCAAAATAATGGAGCTAAAAAATACTCTAGAGTAATGGATGGATATAAAAAGGGAATGAAAATATGTATTGGTATCGGAATATGTACAACCATAATTTTATTTACATTTGCACCACAATTATTTAAATTGTTTATACCTGATGATCCAAATACTTTGAATATCGGAGTAGTTTATTTAAGAATTCTTTCGATTTCTGAAATTCTAATGTGTGTAGAAATCGCTACGACAGGATTCTTAAATGGTATTTCATTAACTAAATATCCTTCAATAAATGGAATTGTATTTAATTTCATAAGAATTCCATTGTCATTATTGGTTATGTATAGTAATTTGAGAATAGAGTGGATCTGGGTAATAATATCTTCGCTTGTTATATGTAAAGGTATAAGTTTGTTTATCATATTCTACACAAGAGTTTATAAAAATAAATTAAAATATTTATTAGATTAA
- the hslO gene encoding Hsp33 family molecular chaperone HslO, with amino-acid sequence MINKLYIATDSTESFRFNIVDSTDLVQSVRDIHNTSATASAALGRLSTMAAIMSHELKNESHNITLNLQGNGQGGMLISTVNGRGEVKSYVSHPEVDLPTKSNKKLDVGSFVGNEGLLTVIKDFKLKEPYIGQTSLVSGEIAEDFSNYFYQSDQRPTVVALGVLVDTDLSIKSAGGLFIQALPGFDESLIDKLESDINKFPPISSLFVTHDDPFDILNQYFSDFDLKLLGQKEVQYLCDCNRDRVERSLISLGKETLTELIEEDGKAELVCDFCNKKYNFSKEELMELRDNI; translated from the coding sequence ATGATAAATAAATTATATATTGCTACCGATTCTACTGAATCATTTAGATTTAATATTGTAGATTCTACAGATTTAGTTCAATCAGTAAGGGATATTCATAATACATCAGCAACAGCATCAGCAGCCTTAGGAAGATTAAGTACGATGGCTGCAATAATGAGTCATGAGTTAAAAAACGAATCGCATAATATTACTTTGAATTTACAAGGAAATGGACAAGGTGGAATGTTAATATCTACGGTTAATGGTAGAGGAGAGGTAAAAAGTTATGTTAGTCATCCTGAAGTTGATTTGCCAACTAAATCTAATAAAAAATTAGACGTTGGTAGTTTTGTTGGAAATGAAGGATTGCTAACAGTTATAAAAGATTTTAAACTAAAAGAACCATATATTGGTCAAACTAGTTTAGTAAGTGGCGAAATAGCGGAAGATTTTAGTAATTATTTTTATCAATCTGATCAAAGACCTACTGTAGTAGCTTTAGGTGTATTAGTAGATACTGATTTATCAATTAAAAGTGCTGGGGGATTATTTATCCAAGCATTGCCAGGATTTGACGAATCATTAATAGATAAATTAGAATCAGATATAAATAAATTTCCACCAATTTCATCTCTTTTTGTAACACATGATGATCCATTTGATATTTTAAATCAATATTTTTCGGATTTTGATTTGAAATTATTAGGTCAAAAAGAAGTTCAATATCTATGTGATTGTAATAGAGATAGAGTTGAGAGATCTTTAATTTCATTAGGCAAAGAAACATTAACCGAACTGATTGAAGAAGATGGCAAGGCTGAATTAGTATGCGATTTTTGTAATAAAAAATATAACTTTTCCAAAGAAGAGTTAATGGAACTTAGAGACAATATATAG
- a CDS encoding cold-shock protein — translation MTKGKVKWFNATKGFGFISTEDQGDVFVHYTAIEDNGEYRKLEENQEVEFEISEGPKGLQACNVKKL, via the coding sequence ATGACAAAAGGAAAAGTAAAATGGTTTAATGCAACAAAAGGTTTCGGATTTATCTCAACAGAAGATCAAGGAGACGTTTTTGTTCATTATACTGCAATAGAAGATAATGGGGAATACAGAAAATTAGAAGAAAATCAAGAAGTTGAATTTGAAATTTCTGAAGGACCTAAAGGTCTTCAAGCTTGTAATGTAAAGAAATTATAA
- a CDS encoding class I SAM-dependent DNA methyltransferase: MYNEFAYIYDKLTFDIDYQNYSEVIKKELNKLNIKPESILELGIGSGNMTQFFYDSSVDYTGVDLSKEMLEICADKFPRINLINEDLCELELEQDYDFIFSTLDTINYILDPDKLQNLFFKINKICKGVFMFDVNTPYKLIDIMGNNHFVYEYEDIFYTWVNQYYEEDNLIDFYIDFFVKNKYDSYERIQETQTEKVYSLDTLRFMLYNCGFTDVKLIDFDTGKSVNEITQRALFVCVLCNDD, translated from the coding sequence ATGTATAACGAATTTGCATATATTTACGATAAATTAACTTTTGATATTGACTACCAAAATTATTCTGAAGTTATTAAAAAAGAATTGAATAAGCTAAATATAAAACCCGAATCTATTCTTGAATTGGGAATCGGAAGTGGAAATATGACACAATTCTTTTACGATTCTTCTGTTGATTATACTGGAGTTGATCTTAGCAAAGAAATGCTTGAAATTTGTGCTGATAAATTTCCTAGAATTAATTTAATCAATGAAGATTTATGTGAATTGGAATTAGAACAAGATTATGATTTTATATTTTCAACATTAGATACAATAAATTATATACTTGACCCAGATAAATTACAGAATTTGTTTTTCAAAATTAATAAGATTTGTAAAGGAGTGTTTATGTTTGACGTAAACACCCCTTATAAGTTAATAGATATTATGGGAAACAATCACTTTGTATACGAGTATGAGGATATTTTCTATACTTGGGTAAATCAATATTACGAAGAGGATAACCTAATAGATTTTTATATTGATTTCTTTGTGAAAAATAAATATGATTCATACGAGAGAATTCAGGAAACACAAACAGAAAAAGTTTATAGCCTGGACACTCTAAGGTTTATGCTTTATAATTGTGGATTTACAGATGTAAAATTAATAGACTTTGATACAGGAAAATCTGTTAATGAAATTACGCAACGAGCATTATTTGTATGTGTTTTATGTAACGATGATTAA
- the hpt gene encoding hypoxanthine phosphoribosyltransferase has translation MKEEILLNEQQIKEKVKELGAQITKDYKDKNLCVISLLRGSFMFMSDLVRQIDMPICIDFMTTSSYEDGEESTGKVKILTDVRENLENYDVLIVDDIIDSGNTIVNTVEYIKQKNPKSIKTCVLLDKPSRRQVEYNADYVGFEIDDVFIVGYGLNYRSSYRNIPYIFIWNQDV, from the coding sequence ATGAAAGAAGAAATATTATTAAATGAACAACAAATTAAAGAAAAAGTTAAAGAATTAGGTGCTCAAATTACAAAGGATTATAAAGATAAAAATCTATGTGTAATATCTCTTCTTAGAGGAAGTTTTATGTTCATGTCTGATTTGGTAAGACAAATTGATATGCCTATTTGTATTGATTTTATGACTACTTCATCTTATGAAGATGGTGAAGAATCAACAGGGAAAGTAAAAATTCTTACTGATGTTAGAGAAAACTTAGAAAATTATGATGTGCTTATAGTAGACGATATTATTGATTCTGGAAATACAATTGTAAATACTGTGGAATACATTAAACAAAAAAATCCAAAAAGCATAAAAACTTGCGTATTACTAGATAAACCAAGTAGGCGACAAGTTGAATATAACGCTGATTATGTAGGATTTGAAATTGATGATGTCTTCATAGTTGGTTATGGTTTAAATTATAGATCATCATATAGGAATATACCTTATATTTTTATTTGGAACCAAGATGTATAA
- a CDS encoding valine--tRNA ligase — MKNLEKNYNPKEFEDKIYKIWENEGYFKGIIDKDKKPFTIVMPPPNVTGNLHLGHALNNTIQDILIRKNRMDGYSALWVPGTDHASIATEAKVVNKLKEEGKSKESLGRDGFLEASWDWTREYGGNIKNQLKKLGVSCDWSREAFTLDDNLTEAVEEVFIKMYNDDLIYQGDRIVNWCPNCHTAISDIEVVHEDESGHFWNIRYKFKDSEDYIVIATTRPETLLGDLAVAVNPDDERYTDIVGKTLILPLVNREIKVIADSYVDMEFGTGIVKITPSHDPNDFEVGARHNLGQCIVIDEDAKIVEGYGKYSGLDRYEARKLIIEDLEKIGQLDSVKDHEHAVGHCERCHSTVEPLISKQWFVKMDKLAKLALDAYKKEEIRFIPKRFEKVYVNWLENIRDWCISRQLWWGHRLPVYYHNETGEVVVARENPDPQKYTQDPDTLDTWFSSALWPFSTLGWPNETEDLKYFFPTNVLVTGYDIIFFWVIRMVFSSLYNLGEVPFKDVYLTGLVKDSQGRKMSKSLGNGIDPIEVIDQYGADALRFALITGNTPGNDSRFYMEKVEANRNFCNKLWNASRFVFMNVEDNVKNIDEVELQIEDKWIISSLNNVIDEVSTNLNKYEIGIAAEKIYDFTWNVFCDWYIELVKPRLYGDNAKLKDSAISVLIYTLTNVIKLLHPFMPYITEEIYSYLPNKNDMLINETWPKYSESNSFKKEEEIIDKLVESVISIRNSRQEMNIAPKKQSDVYILTSDKSLEDDFKQLESLFRSSVSINEYKVNEDISEENNIVIVKDSYKIIIPLNDLIDYSKELERLEKELNSAKSELKRAESKLKNEGFLKGAPENLVEKEKEKVEKYSHLIDDINNSICSIKEKM, encoded by the coding sequence ATGAAAAATTTAGAAAAGAATTACAATCCAAAAGAATTTGAAGATAAAATATATAAAATCTGGGAAAATGAAGGTTACTTCAAAGGCATTATTGATAAAGATAAGAAACCATTTACGATCGTAATGCCTCCACCAAATGTAACAGGAAACTTACACCTTGGTCATGCATTGAATAATACAATCCAAGATATTTTAATAAGAAAAAATAGAATGGATGGATACAGTGCACTTTGGGTTCCGGGAACAGATCATGCTAGTATAGCAACTGAAGCTAAAGTTGTAAATAAATTAAAAGAAGAAGGAAAATCGAAAGAATCTCTAGGTAGAGATGGATTTTTGGAAGCATCCTGGGATTGGACACGTGAATATGGTGGTAACATTAAAAACCAATTAAAAAAATTGGGAGTATCTTGTGATTGGAGTAGAGAGGCATTTACTCTTGACGATAATTTAACTGAAGCAGTAGAAGAAGTATTCATTAAAATGTACAATGATGATTTGATATATCAAGGTGACAGAATTGTAAATTGGTGTCCAAATTGTCATACTGCTATAAGTGACATTGAAGTTGTACACGAAGATGAATCTGGACATTTTTGGAATATCAGATATAAATTCAAAGATTCTGAAGATTATATTGTAATAGCAACTACTAGACCGGAAACACTATTGGGCGATTTAGCAGTTGCAGTTAATCCAGATGATGAAAGATACACTGATATTGTCGGAAAAACTTTGATATTACCATTAGTTAATAGAGAAATTAAAGTTATTGCTGATAGCTATGTTGATATGGAATTTGGTACTGGAATTGTTAAGATAACTCCTTCCCACGATCCTAATGACTTTGAAGTTGGTGCAAGACACAATTTGGGACAATGTATTGTAATTGACGAAGATGCAAAAATTGTTGAAGGATATGGTAAATATTCTGGTTTAGACAGATATGAAGCTCGAAAATTAATTATAGAAGATTTGGAAAAAATCGGACAATTAGATTCAGTAAAAGATCATGAACATGCTGTTGGCCATTGTGAGAGATGTCATTCTACGGTTGAACCATTAATTAGTAAACAATGGTTTGTTAAAATGGATAAACTCGCAAAATTAGCCTTAGATGCATATAAGAAAGAAGAAATTAGATTTATACCAAAAAGATTTGAAAAAGTTTATGTGAATTGGCTAGAAAATATACGAGATTGGTGTATATCTCGTCAATTATGGTGGGGACATAGACTTCCAGTTTATTATCATAATGAAACTGGAGAAGTAGTCGTTGCAAGAGAAAATCCTGATCCACAAAAATACACTCAAGATCCGGATACTTTAGATACATGGTTCTCATCTGCATTATGGCCTTTCTCAACTTTAGGATGGCCGAATGAAACAGAAGATTTAAAATATTTCTTCCCAACAAATGTATTAGTAACAGGATACGATATTATTTTCTTCTGGGTAATCAGAATGGTATTTTCGTCACTTTATAATTTAGGGGAAGTTCCTTTTAAAGATGTTTACTTGACAGGGTTAGTTAAAGACTCTCAGGGTAGAAAAATGTCAAAATCTTTAGGAAATGGAATTGATCCAATAGAGGTTATTGATCAATACGGTGCGGATGCTTTAAGATTTGCTTTAATAACTGGAAATACTCCAGGAAATGATTCAAGATTCTACATGGAAAAAGTTGAGGCAAATAGAAATTTCTGTAATAAATTATGGAATGCATCTCGTTTTGTTTTCATGAATGTTGAGGATAATGTAAAAAATATAGATGAAGTTGAATTACAAATCGAAGATAAATGGATTATTTCTAGTTTAAACAATGTAATTGATGAAGTATCTACAAATTTAAATAAATACGAAATTGGTATCGCAGCTGAAAAAATATATGATTTTACATGGAATGTATTTTGCGATTGGTATATCGAATTAGTTAAACCAAGACTTTATGGAGATAATGCTAAGTTAAAAGATTCTGCAATATCAGTTTTGATATATACATTGACTAATGTAATAAAATTATTACATCCATTTATGCCATATATTACTGAAGAAATATATAGTTATCTTCCTAATAAAAATGATATGTTGATAAATGAAACATGGCCAAAATATTCTGAAAGCAATTCATTTAAGAAAGAAGAAGAAATAATAGATAAATTGGTAGAATCCGTTATTAGCATTAGAAATTCAAGACAAGAAATGAATATAGCGCCTAAAAAACAATCTGATGTGTATATATTAACTTCAGATAAGAGCTTAGAAGATGATTTTAAACAATTAGAATCATTATTTAGATCAAGTGTTTCCATTAATGAATATAAGGTTAATGAAGATATTTCTGAGGAAAATAACATAGTTATTGTTAAAGATTCCTATAAAATTATTATTCCATTGAATGATTTGATTGATTATTCTAAAGAATTGGAAAGACTAGAAAAAGAATTGAACTCTGCTAAATCAGAATTAAAGAGAGCAGAATCTAAGCTTAAAAATGAAGGATTCTTAAAAGGTGCTCCTGAAAATCTTGTAGAAAAAGAAAAAGAAAAAGTTGAAAAATATTCACATTTAATCGACGATATTAATAATTCTATTTGCTCTATTAAGGAAAAAATGTAA
- a CDS encoding MBL fold metallo-hydrolase: MTLDKIVTTKYGENMYILSEDNKCFVVDPGAQADDICEYIKNRNLEIQFILITHGHFDHIFAAEELKNKLNTVIYAPEKEKDLLEDPEKNYTRKVGNPITLTADYYVKEGDTIEFNDSKISVLETPGHTYGSCCYIYKDIMFSGDMLFKNSIGRYDLPTASYEDIKNSIEKLKLLNDNIKVYPGHGPETNIGDEKKYNPYFK; this comes from the coding sequence ATGACATTAGATAAAATAGTTACTACAAAATATGGTGAAAATATGTACATTTTATCAGAAGATAACAAATGTTTCGTAGTAGATCCAGGTGCACAAGCTGATGATATTTGTGAGTATATAAAAAATCGTAATTTAGAAATACAATTTATATTAATTACACACGGTCATTTTGATCATATATTTGCAGCAGAAGAATTAAAAAATAAACTTAATACAGTTATTTATGCCCCTGAAAAAGAAAAAGATTTACTAGAAGATCCCGAGAAAAACTATACAAGAAAAGTTGGAAATCCAATTACTCTAACTGCAGATTATTATGTAAAAGAAGGGGATACTATTGAGTTTAATGATTCAAAGATATCAGTTTTAGAAACTCCAGGTCATACTTATGGCTCTTGCTGTTATATATACAAAGATATAATGTTTTCTGGAGATATGTTGTTTAAAAACTCAATAGGTAGATATGATTTACCAACTGCAAGTTATGAAGACATTAAAAACAGCATCGAAAAATTAAAACTTTTAAATGATAATATAAAAGTATATCCAGGACATGGTCCAGAAACTAATATTGGTGACGAAAAAAAATACAATCCATATTTTAAATAA